A window of the Parabacteroides merdae ATCC 43184 genome harbors these coding sequences:
- a CDS encoding family 20 glycosylhydrolase has translation MKTFLSLCAGAAFCILASCSEGPTKQMPYNQGINVIPTPVSLVQNEGSFKLSKNTAFSASTPEAKTVAEYFAAQMNLATGYQITVSDKAASNGIALAIDEALDVNDEGYTLDVTPQGVTVKAKTPQGLFYGMQTFMQLLPAEIQSPAVVNGIAWTASCVTVKDEPRFEYRGIMLDPCRHFIPVENVKKHLDVLALFKINRMHWHLTDDQGWRIEIKKYPKLTEVGSKRIDGEGTEYSGFYTQDQIKEVVKYAADRFITIVPEIELPGHELAAISAYPELSCKGEPTTPRIIWGVEDIVLCAGKEKPFELLQDVFDEVAPLFPGEYIHIGGDECPKSSWKECPLCQKRIREEGLKADKNHSAEEKLQSYFVQRMEKYLSEKHGKKIIGWDEILEGGLAPSATVMSWRGEEGGIAAANMGHEAIMTPGSGGMYIDQFQGDPKIEPVSIGGYDPLSKVYAYNPIPDTLVATGKANLIKGVQTNLWSEYMYNTDLLEYRAYPRVLALAEIGWTPLARKDYKDFERRLDNALVRLDELNINYHIPQPEQPNGSCDFVAFTDKASLEFKTTRPVKVVYTIDGTEPTPESTAYSAPIEFTESGVLKIRSVLPSGKMSKTRTITVEKQALAPAKEVAKTTPGLEMQVTDGMFLNSSKLGDVKEWKKSVIKDLREITSVVKSSESMRGVKQYAAIATGYVNIPEDGVYYISSDNEEVWIDGKLLVNNAGEVKRFSRHDSSAALSKGLHEIKVVFLGHIIGGWPSNWNDGSVKLRKADSDKFVKITPEMLVH, from the coding sequence ATGAAAACTTTTTTATCACTTTGTGCCGGCGCAGCATTTTGTATCCTTGCGTCGTGCAGCGAAGGGCCAACTAAACAGATGCCTTACAACCAGGGCATCAATGTAATCCCGACGCCGGTAAGCCTCGTCCAGAACGAGGGTAGTTTTAAACTAAGCAAAAACACAGCCTTCTCCGCCTCCACTCCGGAAGCTAAAACTGTTGCCGAATATTTTGCCGCCCAGATGAATCTTGCCACCGGTTACCAGATAACGGTCAGTGACAAGGCCGCCTCAAACGGCATTGCACTGGCGATCGACGAGGCACTGGATGTAAACGACGAAGGCTACACGCTGGATGTCACTCCGCAAGGCGTGACGGTTAAGGCTAAGACCCCGCAAGGCTTGTTCTACGGCATGCAAACGTTCATGCAGTTGCTTCCAGCCGAGATCCAAAGCCCGGCAGTCGTAAACGGTATCGCCTGGACTGCATCCTGCGTGACAGTGAAAGACGAACCGCGTTTCGAATATCGCGGCATCATGCTGGATCCTTGCCGTCATTTCATCCCGGTAGAGAACGTAAAGAAACATCTCGACGTATTAGCTTTGTTCAAGATCAACCGCATGCATTGGCATCTGACGGACGACCAGGGCTGGCGTATCGAAATCAAGAAATACCCAAAACTGACAGAAGTCGGTTCCAAACGCATAGATGGCGAAGGAACGGAATATAGCGGTTTTTATACGCAAGACCAAATCAAGGAAGTGGTAAAATATGCAGCAGACCGTTTTATCACGATCGTTCCTGAAATCGAACTTCCGGGACACGAGTTGGCTGCAATCTCCGCATATCCCGAATTGTCTTGCAAGGGCGAACCGACCACCCCGCGTATCATCTGGGGGGTAGAAGACATCGTATTGTGTGCCGGAAAGGAAAAACCGTTCGAGCTCCTGCAGGATGTTTTCGACGAAGTCGCACCTCTTTTCCCCGGCGAATATATCCATATCGGTGGTGACGAATGCCCGAAATCAAGCTGGAAAGAATGCCCGCTCTGCCAGAAGCGCATCCGCGAGGAAGGTCTGAAAGCCGACAAGAACCATTCTGCCGAAGAAAAGCTGCAGAGCTATTTCGTTCAGCGCATGGAGAAATACCTGTCCGAAAAGCATGGTAAAAAGATCATCGGATGGGATGAAATCCTCGAAGGCGGCCTCGCTCCTTCCGCAACCGTCATGTCTTGGCGTGGTGAAGAAGGCGGTATCGCTGCTGCAAACATGGGACATGAAGCGATCATGACTCCAGGAAGCGGTGGCATGTACATTGACCAATTCCAAGGTGATCCGAAGATCGAACCGGTTTCTATCGGCGGTTACGATCCGTTATCAAAAGTGTATGCATACAACCCGATACCCGATACTTTGGTCGCTACCGGAAAAGCTAATTTGATCAAGGGGGTACAAACAAACCTGTGGTCCGAATATATGTACAACACAGACCTGCTGGAATACCGCGCCTACCCGCGTGTGCTGGCATTGGCTGAAATCGGCTGGACTCCATTGGCACGCAAGGATTATAAAGACTTCGAACGTCGCTTGGATAATGCTTTGGTCCGTCTGGATGAACTGAACATCAACTACCATATCCCGCAACCGGAGCAACCGAACGGCTCATGCGATTTTGTCGCTTTCACCGACAAGGCTTCTCTGGAATTCAAGACTACCCGTCCGGTCAAGGTGGTTTATACGATCGACGGAACCGAACCGACTCCGGAATCAACCGCCTATTCCGCTCCGATCGAATTCACGGAATCCGGCGTTCTGAAGATCCGTTCCGTATTGCCTTCCGGCAAGATGAGTAAGACTCGTACGATCACGGTTGAAAAGCAAGCTTTGGCCCCCGCTAAAGAGGTTGCCAAAACTACTCCAGGATTGGAAATGCAAGTGACCGACGGCATGTTTTTGAATTCTTCCAAACTGGGAGACGTAAAAGAATGGAAGAAATCGGTTATCAAGGATTTGCGTGAAATCACCAGTGTTGTCAAGTCAAGCGAATCTATGCGCGGTGTCAAACAATATGCTGCCATAGCAACTGGTTACGTCAACATCCCTGAAGATGGCGTTTACTACATTTCTTCCGACAACGAAGAAGTATGGATCGACGGCAAATTGTTAGTGAACAATGCAGGTGAAGTGAAACGCTTCTCCCGCCACGACAGTTCGGCTGCATTGTCGAAAGGCTTGCATGAAATCAAGGTGGTATTCTTAGGACATATCATTGGCGGCTGGCCCTCAAACTGGAACGATGGCAGCGTGAAACTTCGCAAAGCCGACTCCGACAAGTTTGTCAAGATCACTCCTGAAATGTTAGTCCATTAA
- the glyA gene encoding serine hydroxymethyltransferase has protein sequence MKRDNIIFDIIEKEHQRQLKGIELIASENFVSDQVMQAMGSCLTNKYAEGYPGKRYYGGCEVVDQSETIAIERLKQIFNAEWANVQPHSGAQANAAVFLAVLNPGDTFLGLNLAHGGHLSHGSPVNSSGILYHATEYNVKEDTGRVDYDQMEEVALREKPKLIVGGGSAYSREWDYKRMREIADKVGALLMIDMAHPAGLIAAGLLNNPLEYAHIVTSTTHKTLRGPRGGIILLGKDFENPWGKKTPKGEIKKMSQLLDSAVFPGIQGGPLEHVIAAKAVAFGEALEPEYKTYQAQVKANAAAMAKAFMDKGYKIISDGTDNHSMLIDLRKKFPELTGKVAEKALVAADITVNKNMVPFDSRSAFQTSGIRVGTPAITTRGAKEPLMAEIVELIDTVLAAPECDKTITAVREKVNGIMKEYPIFAW, from the coding sequence ATGAAAAGAGACAATATCATTTTCGACATCATTGAGAAGGAACATCAGCGCCAACTGAAAGGTATTGAACTGATTGCTTCCGAAAACTTTGTCAGCGACCAGGTGATGCAAGCCATGGGTAGCTGTCTGACCAACAAATACGCAGAAGGATATCCCGGTAAGCGCTATTATGGAGGTTGCGAAGTAGTAGACCAGAGCGAAACTATCGCCATCGAACGGTTGAAACAGATTTTCAATGCAGAGTGGGCCAACGTACAACCGCATTCAGGAGCACAGGCTAACGCAGCCGTATTTCTGGCAGTCCTGAATCCCGGCGATACATTCTTAGGCCTAAACCTGGCACACGGTGGCCACCTTTCTCACGGTTCTCCTGTAAACAGTTCTGGTATTTTATACCACGCTACAGAATATAATGTAAAAGAAGACACCGGTCGTGTAGACTACGACCAGATGGAAGAAGTCGCTTTACGAGAAAAACCGAAATTGATCGTAGGTGGCGGTTCCGCTTATTCCCGTGAGTGGGACTACAAACGGATGCGTGAAATAGCCGACAAGGTCGGTGCCCTTCTGATGATCGATATGGCTCACCCTGCCGGACTGATCGCAGCCGGACTACTGAATAACCCGCTGGAATATGCCCATATTGTAACTTCCACAACCCACAAGACCTTGCGCGGTCCGCGTGGCGGCATCATCCTGTTAGGTAAGGATTTCGAGAATCCCTGGGGCAAGAAGACACCGAAGGGAGAGATCAAGAAGATGTCCCAACTGCTGGATTCCGCCGTATTCCCAGGCATACAGGGCGGTCCGCTGGAACACGTGATCGCCGCCAAAGCCGTGGCCTTCGGCGAAGCGCTGGAACCGGAATACAAGACCTACCAGGCTCAGGTAAAAGCCAATGCGGCTGCTATGGCAAAAGCATTCATGGACAAAGGTTACAAGATCATCTCCGACGGTACGGACAACCACAGCATGTTGATCGACCTGCGCAAGAAGTTCCCCGAACTGACCGGCAAGGTGGCAGAAAAGGCATTGGTAGCCGCCGATATCACCGTAAACAAGAATATGGTTCCGTTCGACAGCCGTTCGGCATTCCAGACTTCCGGCATCCGTGTCGGAACTCCGGCTATCACGACCCGCGGCGCTAAAGAACCGCTGATGGCCGAGATCGTCGAACTGATCGACACTGTACTGGCAGCACCCGAATGCGACAAGACTATCACGGCTGTTCGCGAAAAAGTGAACGGCATCATGAAGGAATATCCTATCTTCGCTTGGTAA
- a CDS encoding alpha-L-arabinofuranosidase C-terminal domain-containing protein, producing the protein MKSNLVLLALILASCQPEMPVTSSILVKGDGLTVPVNKELYGLTIEEINHAVDGGIYAELIQNRSFEDGVPPLNCPYDPVRRVLTTPNGWTIPFLRSDSVPGWRCFSATSYMYPDTKELINDKNRRSLLVSVSASAESGKGGVIAEGYGGIPLRKGEKYDLSFYMKGASMASKTVSLTLADSTGKTALSEVFRVAPAYEWRKYKHTFTATSNTNKAVLTITTDSSAVFWLDVVSLFPQNTWKGRPNGLRPELMELIAALKPAFIRFPGGSFVEGYTAGTYPVWRETVGDIAERKHFWNVWAYGTTNGIGYHEYLQMCEDLDAEPVYVINSGVTNQSRRPRYEDITAMGKLVQDALDAIAYANEPADSILGTLRASHGHPEPFDLKYVEIGSENYGLEYTKRFELFKKAIQEAYPEVMVISSSDIRGKNRNEWSDTHFYSSESFLISNHNRFVAGQYTRRMPPVFIGEFGLSGGAAPGSLRAAIGEACFLAGVENGQEIVRCLAYAPVLGNTKYKIERYPVIFFDGEQIALSPSYYLLQMFSSNRGDEVLKTEVRTYQKPQVTFGRAGIEMFDNSYEFKEVKIDNSPVTEGAVMTGGWTVGQGTLTPVANRWNYILLGDPSAYDYTFSADIRRTKGSGQVQFRVRDNGLSGERNDYIGLTIGSGVVEFYRQAGGVRDTLRTPVLYPFQSNRWYNVKIACKGEQIGCFVNDTLVHETILPGIPSLVSTAALDKEAHTIILKVINTTQHEEKTELNLQGVSVKNTAEIIQLTGDPEARNTYDHPGVVVPETKEISFSLSGSKVYNFPPNSITIMKLKID; encoded by the coding sequence ATGAAATCGAATTTAGTTCTTTTAGCGCTCATATTAGCCAGCTGTCAGCCGGAAATGCCTGTAACCTCCTCTATTCTGGTAAAGGGAGATGGTTTGACAGTCCCTGTTAACAAGGAACTATATGGTTTGACCATTGAGGAAATCAACCATGCGGTGGATGGCGGTATTTATGCGGAACTTATACAAAACCGGAGCTTTGAAGATGGAGTTCCTCCCTTGAATTGCCCGTACGACCCTGTCCGCCGGGTTCTGACTACCCCGAATGGATGGACTATTCCTTTCCTGCGTTCTGATTCGGTACCGGGATGGCGTTGCTTTTCTGCGACGTCTTATATGTATCCCGATACTAAGGAATTGATTAATGACAAGAACCGGCGTTCTCTGCTGGTTTCGGTGTCTGCTTCAGCCGAATCAGGAAAAGGAGGTGTCATTGCCGAAGGATATGGAGGAATACCGCTTCGGAAAGGTGAGAAATATGATTTGTCTTTTTATATGAAAGGAGCCTCTATGGCTTCGAAGACCGTAAGTCTGACTTTGGCCGATTCTACTGGAAAAACGGCCCTAAGCGAAGTTTTTCGGGTAGCACCAGCTTATGAGTGGAGGAAGTACAAGCACACTTTTACCGCAACCTCGAATACGAATAAAGCCGTGTTGACGATAACGACTGACAGTTCGGCTGTTTTCTGGCTGGATGTTGTTTCTCTGTTTCCGCAAAATACATGGAAAGGCCGTCCGAATGGATTACGTCCGGAACTGATGGAACTGATTGCAGCATTGAAACCTGCTTTCATTCGCTTCCCCGGTGGAAGTTTTGTAGAAGGGTATACGGCGGGAACCTATCCGGTCTGGCGTGAAACCGTAGGAGACATTGCCGAACGCAAACATTTTTGGAATGTGTGGGCATACGGTACGACGAACGGCATCGGCTATCATGAATATCTCCAGATGTGTGAAGATTTGGATGCTGAACCGGTCTATGTCATTAATAGCGGTGTGACCAATCAAAGTCGTCGTCCGCGTTATGAAGACATAACGGCAATGGGGAAACTAGTACAAGATGCCTTGGATGCCATCGCTTATGCTAATGAACCGGCCGATTCCATTCTGGGAACTTTGCGAGCTAGTCACGGACATCCGGAACCTTTTGATTTGAAGTATGTGGAGATCGGCAGTGAAAATTACGGACTAGAATATACGAAGCGTTTCGAGTTGTTTAAAAAAGCGATCCAAGAGGCTTATCCGGAGGTTATGGTGATAAGCAGTTCCGACATAAGAGGAAAGAACAGAAATGAATGGTCAGATACTCATTTTTATTCGAGCGAATCATTTTTGATCTCTAATCACAACCGTTTTGTTGCCGGACAGTATACGCGCCGGATGCCTCCTGTCTTTATCGGAGAGTTCGGCTTGTCCGGTGGGGCAGCTCCCGGAAGTTTGCGGGCGGCTATTGGGGAGGCTTGCTTTCTTGCAGGGGTAGAAAACGGACAGGAGATTGTGAGGTGTTTGGCTTATGCCCCTGTTTTGGGAAATACAAAATACAAAATAGAACGTTATCCGGTCATCTTTTTTGACGGTGAACAGATTGCTCTTTCTCCTTCTTACTATCTGTTGCAAATGTTTAGCAGCAATAGGGGAGACGAAGTGCTGAAGACCGAAGTCCGCACCTATCAGAAACCCCAGGTGACCTTCGGACGCGCCGGTATCGAAATGTTCGATAACAGCTATGAATTCAAGGAGGTGAAAATAGACAATTCGCCGGTTACGGAAGGGGCTGTCATGACCGGAGGCTGGACGGTCGGACAGGGTACGTTGACGCCGGTTGCAAACAGGTGGAACTATATCCTTTTAGGCGATCCGTCTGCCTATGACTATACGTTCTCGGCGGATATCAGGCGGACGAAGGGGAGCGGGCAAGTCCAATTCCGTGTGCGTGACAACGGGCTGTCTGGAGAACGAAATGACTATATCGGGTTGACGATTGGTTCTGGTGTTGTAGAGTTCTATCGCCAGGCGGGAGGTGTGAGGGATACGTTACGTACACCTGTTCTTTATCCGTTCCAAAGTAATCGTTGGTATAACGTGAAGATCGCTTGCAAAGGCGAACAAATCGGTTGTTTTGTGAATGACACGCTGGTTCATGAGACGATACTTCCCGGCATACCTTCATTGGTTTCTACTGCGGCGTTGGATAAGGAGGCTCATACGATTATACTGAAGGTGATCAATACGACTCAGCACGAAGAGAAGACGGAGTTGAACCTGCAAGGCGTCAGTGTCAAAAATACGGCGGAAATTATTCAGCTCACAGGAGATCCCGAAGCGCGTAACACTTACGACCACCCCGGCGTGGTCGTACCGGAGACAAAAGAAATATCCTTCTCGTTGAGCGGTTCCAAAGTGTACAATTTCCCTCCCAACTCGATTACGATAATGAAATTGAAGATCGACTGA
- a CDS encoding hybrid sensor histidine kinase/response regulator, with translation MENLASQYTVLVVDDVPTNVMLVQAILKKEGYTLLTTDSGAKALRIAQERHPNLILLDIMMPEMDGYEVLQHLKSNPETNNIPVIIMSALSDMQSIVKGYQLGATEYVTKPFQREELVKRVAHRYELFSIKRIKQELENTIESRDTLYSVIAHDLRSPLGSLKMMNNAILMMVDKNQVSDEVYEMLQMMNKTSEEIFQLLDNLLKWAKNRLNKQNIYRQQVDINSIVNSTAEIFIPMATQKGISIMLEGLDKELMGSTDIDMVKTIVRNLISNAVKFSYEKGLITVSTKTDGDFVVVSVKDSGKGIKKEDQGKLLRPNTHFTSYGTNNEKGSGLGLMLCKDFVEQLGGKLWFDSEEGKGTTFYFSLKVSNQE, from the coding sequence ATGGAAAACTTAGCATCACAATATACTGTATTAGTGGTGGACGATGTGCCAACTAACGTTATGCTTGTGCAAGCGATACTAAAAAAAGAAGGTTATACGCTACTGACGACAGATAGCGGAGCTAAAGCGCTACGCATTGCCCAAGAAAGGCATCCCAATCTTATTCTGCTTGATATTATGATGCCAGAGATGGACGGATACGAGGTACTGCAGCATTTGAAAAGCAATCCGGAAACCAACAACATCCCCGTCATTATCATGTCAGCTTTGAGCGATATGCAAAGTATCGTAAAAGGTTATCAGTTGGGAGCAACAGAATATGTAACAAAACCTTTCCAACGGGAAGAATTGGTGAAACGTGTCGCCCACCGTTACGAACTGTTCAGTATCAAACGTATCAAGCAGGAACTTGAAAATACAATCGAATCCCGCGACACGCTCTATTCCGTTATTGCACACGATTTACGCTCTCCGCTTGGTTCTTTGAAGATGATGAATAACGCCATCCTGATGATGGTCGATAAGAATCAGGTTAGCGATGAGGTATACGAAATGCTTCAGATGATGAACAAGACATCGGAAGAGATATTCCAGCTTCTCGACAACCTCTTGAAGTGGGCAAAGAATCGCCTGAACAAACAGAACATTTATAGACAACAAGTCGACATCAACAGCATAGTCAACAGCACTGCCGAGATATTTATTCCGATGGCTACCCAGAAAGGCATATCCATCATGCTTGAAGGTCTGGATAAAGAACTGATGGGATCGACAGACATTGATATGGTAAAAACTATCGTCCGTAACCTGATTTCCAACGCAGTCAAGTTCAGCTACGAAAAAGGTTTGATTACGGTATCAACCAAAACAGACGGGGATTTTGTCGTTGTCAGTGTAAAAGATTCTGGTAAAGGGATCAAAAAAGAAGATCAGGGTAAGCTGCTGAGGCCAAACACTCATTTTACTTCTTATGGGACAAATAACGAAAAGGGGTCTGGCTTGGGATTAATGCTGTGTAAAGACTTTGTCGAACAACTCGGTGGCAAGCTCTGGTTCGATTCCGAAGAAGGGAAAGGCACCACCTTCTATTTTTCCTTGAAAGTGTCAAATCAAGAATAA
- a CDS encoding Gfo/Idh/MocA family oxidoreductase, with the protein MEKIKTGLAAFGMSGQIFHAPFISTNPAFCLTAITERNKNLSKERYPSARIVRSFEELVALDELELVVINTPDSTHYEYTRKALEAGKNVIVEKPFTATAEQGQELVDLARSKGLAISVYQNRRWDSDFLTVREILNKGLLGRLVEFESTFPRYRNFIKPGTWKETGELGGGLTYNLGAHIIDQAVQLLGVPDAVFADIDTIRTGGMVDDYFVIHLLRPSKAPRVKVTLKSSYLMCEPEPRFILHGTEGSFVKYGLDRQEADLNDGQMPGTPYWGVEDESTWGLLHTEKDGNVVHYKYPSLAGNYAGFYDNIYRHLRHGEPLLTDAADVLLVIRLIEAAWKSSKEGNVVKL; encoded by the coding sequence ATGGAAAAGATAAAAACAGGATTGGCAGCCTTCGGCATGTCTGGACAAATATTCCACGCCCCATTTATCAGTACAAACCCAGCTTTCTGCCTGACAGCAATCACGGAGCGCAATAAGAATCTGTCGAAAGAGCGTTATCCTTCAGCCCGTATTGTGCGCAGTTTTGAAGAGCTCGTTGCTTTGGATGAGCTGGAACTGGTCGTTATCAATACGCCAGACAGTACGCATTACGAGTATACACGGAAAGCACTGGAGGCAGGAAAAAATGTGATTGTCGAAAAACCTTTCACGGCAACAGCAGAGCAAGGACAGGAATTAGTCGACCTCGCTCGGTCCAAAGGCCTGGCTATAAGCGTATATCAGAACAGGCGTTGGGATTCGGATTTCCTTACAGTTCGGGAAATACTGAATAAAGGGCTGTTGGGACGTCTTGTTGAGTTCGAGTCAACTTTCCCTCGCTATCGCAACTTTATAAAACCGGGAACATGGAAGGAAACCGGAGAGTTGGGCGGCGGCTTGACCTATAACCTAGGGGCTCATATAATCGACCAAGCTGTTCAATTGTTAGGTGTGCCAGATGCGGTTTTCGCCGATATCGACACCATTCGTACAGGCGGCATGGTAGATGATTATTTCGTGATCCATCTACTTCGTCCGTCTAAGGCGCCACGTGTCAAAGTCACCCTGAAATCCAGCTATCTGATGTGCGAACCAGAACCCCGTTTCATCTTACACGGTACGGAAGGCTCATTCGTCAAATACGGCCTGGACCGTCAGGAAGCGGATCTGAATGACGGACAAATGCCCGGTACTCCCTACTGGGGAGTTGAAGACGAAAGTACCTGGGGACTTCTTCACACAGAGAAAGACGGCAACGTCGTCCATTACAAATATCCCAGTCTTGCCGGAAATTATGCAGGATTTTACGACAACATCTACCGTCATCTCCGCCACGGAGAACCGCTCTTGACGGATGCCGCCGACGTATTGCTTGTCATCCGCCTGATCGAGGCAGCCTGGAAAAGCAGTAAAGAAGGAAATGTGGTGAAGTTATAA
- a CDS encoding polyprenol monophosphomannose synthase yields MSDSIVIIPTYNEKENIENIIRVVFGLEKEFHILIIDDGSPDGTAGIVKRLQKEFPERLFMVERKGKLGLGTAYICGFKWAIEHKYDFIFEMDADFSHNPNDLPKLYATCMEQGGDVAVGSRYCNGVNVVNWPLGRVLMSYYASVYVRFVTGMKVQDTTAGFKCYRREVLETIDLDRIHFKGYAFQIEMKFTAYKCGYKIVEVPIIFINRVLGTSKMNSSIFGEALFGVLKLKWWSLFRKYPQKENRKAIAG; encoded by the coding sequence ATGTCAGACAGTATTGTTATTATTCCCACGTATAACGAAAAGGAGAATATAGAAAATATTATTCGGGTTGTATTTGGGTTGGAGAAAGAATTTCATATTTTGATTATAGATGATGGATCGCCCGATGGTACGGCAGGTATTGTAAAACGGTTGCAAAAAGAGTTCCCCGAACGCCTTTTCATGGTGGAACGTAAAGGTAAGTTAGGATTGGGTACGGCTTATATCTGCGGATTTAAATGGGCAATAGAACATAAATATGATTTTATATTCGAAATGGATGCAGACTTCAGTCATAACCCGAATGATCTTCCCAAATTATATGCGACCTGTATGGAACAGGGTGGTGATGTCGCAGTCGGTTCCCGCTACTGTAACGGTGTGAATGTCGTGAACTGGCCGTTGGGACGTGTGTTGATGTCCTATTATGCTTCCGTATATGTTCGTTTTGTTACTGGAATGAAAGTACAGGATACGACAGCCGGTTTCAAATGCTATCGTCGTGAGGTGCTTGAGACGATCGATTTGGATCGTATCCATTTCAAAGGATATGCGTTCCAGATAGAAATGAAGTTTACGGCATATAAGTGTGGTTATAAAATCGTGGAAGTCCCCATTATTTTTATCAATCGTGTATTAGGCACTTCCAAGATGAACTCCTCTATCTTCGGGGAAGCACTGTTTGGCGTATTGAAATTGAAATGGTGGAGTCTGTTCCGTAAATATCCCCAAAAAGAGAATCGGAAAGCGATTGCCGGATAA